The genomic window GGAAACGATACTCTTCCCCTTGGTCCGCCCGGAGTAACGTCTGCCGAGAGTAACGGCTCTGCAATTATCTACCCCCGCCATTGACGGGTGATGCGCCCCTGGCGTTATTGTCTTCCCATTGCTGGGGAGAGAACCTGTGTTCGGGAGGATAACGGCGCGTGGCCAAGCAGATCATTCACAAGCTGGTCGATGACATCGATGGTGTCGACGCCGACGAGACCGTGAAGTTTGCGCTCGACGGCATTCAGTACGAGATCGACCTCTCGGAGAAGAACGCCGCTAAATTGCGGGAGGTCTTCGAGCCCTACCAGAAGGCCGGCACGAAGGTCGCCCGGGGCGGTGTCGTCGTCGGTGGTCGTGCGGCGCGCGGTCGCGGCGGCGCGACTGCCGACCGGGAGCAGAACAAGGCGATCCGGGAGTGGGCCAAGAAGGCCGGTAAGGACATCTCCGACCGGGGTCGTATCCCGCAGGAGATCGTGGACGAGTTCCACTCGAAGGGCCCCGGCCGGGGCTGACAACCCGGCACGACTCCACGGAGAGGGCGTGCCGACCGAGTCGGCTGCGAACAGCAGCCGTCCTGGTCGGTGCGCCCTCTCCGCGTTTGGCCACCCGGTCCGGCCTGTTCTCACTACGGTTATCCACAGGAGCGGACAGCGTTGTCCACAGGCTGTGGATCGGCAGGATTTCGCTGTACGCGTACACGTTCGGGTGGGGGAACAGCCGCTGAGCGTGCGAAGTTGGCTAAATCAACGTTGCGGATCGTTTCGAGGGGCAGCGAGGGCCCAGCGGAGAGCTTCAGCGGCGATAGAGTTACAGCACGGGCATCACCGATGCCCGTGCGCTGGCCCCGCCAGTTCAGTTGGCGCACGGCACGTGAGGAGCACGAGGGCATGTTCGAGCGGTTCACCGACCGAGCGCGACGGGTTGTCGTCCTGGCCCAAGAAGAGGCCCGGATGCTCAACCACAACTACATCGGGACAGAGCACATCCTGCTCGGCCTGATCCATGAGGGCGAGGGTGTCGCCGCCAAGGCTCTGGAGAGCCTGGGCATCTCCCTCGAGGGTGTCCGCCAGCAGGTCGAGGAGATCATCGGCCAGGGGCAGCAGGCACCGAGCGGGCACATCCCGTTCACGCCACGCGCCAAGAAGGTGCTGGAGCTGTCCCTGCGGGAGGCGCTTCAGCTCGGCCACAACTACATCGGCACCGAGCACATCCTGCTCGGCCTGATCCGCGAGGGCGAGGGCGTCGCCGCCCAGGTGCTGGTCAAGCTCGGCGCCGACCTCAACCGGGTCCGCCAGCAGGTCATCCAGCTGCTCTCCGGCTACCAGGGCAAGGAGCCGGCCGCCGCCGGCACCGCGACCGGCGAGGCCGCACCGTCCACGTCGCTCGTGCTGGACCAGTTCGGCCGCAACCTGACCCAGGCCGCCCGCGAGGGCAAGCTCGACCCGGTCATCGGCCGGGAGAAGGAAATCGAGCGGGTCATGCAGGTGCTGTCCCGGCGCACCAAGAACAACCCGGTGCTGATCGGCGAGCCCGGTGTCGGCAAGACCGCCGTGGTGGAGGGGCTGGCGCAGTCCATCATCAAGGGCGAGGTGCCCGAGACGCTGAAGGACAAGCAGCTCTACACCCTCGACCTGGGTGCTCTGGTCGCCGGTTCGCGTTACCGCGGTGACTTCGAGGAGCGCCTGAAGAAGGTGCTCAAGGAGATCCGCACCCGCGGCGACATCATCCTGTTCATCGACGAGATCCACACGCTCGTCGGTGCGGGTGCCGCCGAGGGCGCGATCGACGCCGCCTCGATCCTGAAGCCCATGCTCGCGCGTGGTGAGCTCCAGACCATCGGCGCGACCACTCTGGACGAGTACCGCAAGCACCTCGAGAAGGACGCCGCCCTCGAGCGCCGCTTCCAGCCGATCCAGGTCGGCGAGCCGTCCCTCGCGCACACCATCGAGATCCTCAAGGGCCTCCGCGACCGTTACGAGGCGCACCACCGGATCAGCATCACCGACGCCGCGCTGGTGGCGGCGGCGACGCTGGCCGACCGATACATCTCGGACCGCTTCCTGCCGGACAAGGCGATCGACCTGATCGACGAGGCCGGGGCACGGATGCGCATCCGCCGGATGACCGCGCCGCCGGACCTCCGTGACTTCGACGAGCGCATCGCGCAGGTGCGCCGCGACAAGGAGTCCGCGATCGACGCGCAGGACTTCGAGCGCGCCGCTCAGCTCCGTGACAAGGAGAAGACCCTGCTGGGCCAGAAGGCGCAGCGGGAGAAGGAGTGGAAGGCCGGCGACCTGGACGTGGTGTCCGAGGTCGACGACGAGCAGATCGCCGAGGTCCTGGGCAACTGGACCGGCATCCCGGTCTACAAGCTGACCGAGGAGGAGACCTCCCGCCTGCTGCGCATGGAGGACGAGCTGCACAAGCGCGTCATCGGCCAGGAGGACGCGGTCCAGGCCGTCTCCAAGGCGATCCGGCGGACCCGGGCCGGTCTGAAGGACCCGAAGCGCCCCAGCGGCTCGTTCATCTTCGCCGGCCCGTCCGGTGTCGGTAAGACCGAGCTGTCCAAGGCCCTCGCGGAGTTCCTGTTCGGTTCCGAGGACGCGCTGATCCAGCTCGACATGTCCGAGTTCCACGACCGCTACACGGTGTCCCGCCTGGTCGGTGCTCCTCCCGGTTACGTCGGTTACGACGAGGGTGGCCAGCTGACCGAGAAGGTCCGCCGCAAGCCGTTCTCCGTGGTCCTGTTCGACGAGATCGAGAAGGCCCACCCGGACGTCTTCAACACGCTGCTGCAGATCCTGGAAGACGGTCGCCTGACCGACGGCCAGGGCCGGATCGTGGACTTCAAGAACACGGTCATCATCCTCACGACCAACCTCGGCACACGTGACGTGGCCAAGGCCGTGTCGCTGGGCTTCCAGGCCTCCGAGGCCGAGGAGTCGTCGTACGAGCGGATGAAGATCAAGGTCAACGATGAGCTGAAGCAGCACTTCCGCCCCGAGTTCCTGAACCGTATCGACGACACGATCGTCTTCCACCAGCTGCGTGAGAAGGAGATCCTCCAGATCGTCGACATCTTCACCGCCCGCATCGAGGGGCAGCTGAAGAACAAGGACATGGGCCTGGAGCTGACCGACAACGCGAAGCGGTACCTGGCGGCCAAGGGCTTCGACCCGGTCCTCGGCGCCCGTCCGCTGCGCCGGACCATCCAGCGTGAGCTGGAGGACACCCTGTCCGAGCAGATCCTCTTCAACGAGCTGCGCCCCGGCCAGATCGTCGTCGTCGACTGCGAGGGCGACCCGGCGAAGTTCGAGAAGTCCAAGCTGGTCTTCAACGGCTCCGAAAAGGGCGCCGAGGTGCCCGACGCGGTGCCAGCCGACCTCGCGGTGCCGACCACCGAGGAGTAGGCAAGACCCTGACGAACAGCCCGGCCGCGTCTCGCGACCGGGCTGTTCGCATGGGGACTACCTTCCCGCCCCTCCACCCTCGGCTGTCACCCGCGCCCCGCGCCCGCCACACCCGCACGCCCGCCGCGCCCGCACCCTTGCGCCCGCCCACCACCTCCTTGCGTCTACGGCCCTGTGCCTAGTGCTCGCCGTCCTTGCACCCACCGCCTTGCGCTCGTGACCCTTGCGCCTCGCGATGCCGCGCCTGGCACCGCGCTCCGCGTCTCGTGCCGCTTGACTTTCCCTGCCCTGCTCGCCCTTCCCCCGGCCCTTACTCGTCACTCCCATTCGGCGGGGTCGTGGAAATGCGGTCGCGGGCAGCGGTCGGCAGGACTGATCATGTGGGCCATGCAGAGGCAGATCAGGGCCGTTTTCGATGACGAGACCGTCACCGTTTATCAGGCCTATTCGCCGGCCATTGCGGTGCCGGCGGCTCGGGCGGGGCGGTTCGTGCCGCCGTTCAAGCAGGACCGGATGACGTGGATCAAGCCGTCGTTCTTGTGGATGATGTACCGCTGCGGGTGGGCTACCAAAGAAGGCCAGGAGCACGTGCTCGCGGTGTCGATCACCCGGGTGGGGTTCGAGTGGGCGCTGGGCAATGCGGTTCTCAGCCACTACGAGCGTGGGGTTCACCCGGATCGGGTCACCTGGCAGCGGCAGCTCAAAAGGGCACCGGCTCGGGTGCAGTGGGATCCGGAGCGGGACCTGCGGCTGCGGGAGTTGCCCTACCGGTCGCTGCAGTTGGGGCTGGGCGGGGCGGCGGTGCCCCGCTACGTCGACGAGTGGATCACCGGGATCACCGACGTGACCGGACTGGTCCGGGAGATCCGCGGGCTTCTGGACGCAGATGACGAGGACGCCGCGAGCGCCCTGCTGCCGGTCGAGCGCCCCTATCCGCTGCCGGCGGAGATCGCCGCCCACCTCAGGGCCACCAGCGACTGACTCCGGGCCGCCGCAGGGCGACTTCCGAGCCACTTGCGGGGCCTGCCCGCATCAGAGAGCCGTGCGGAGTTAGAGCTGGGCCCGCCTCAGGGCCGTGTGACATTAGGGCCCTGAGGCGGCCCGGCCCGGCTTGCCCGGCCTGCTCTGCCCGGCTTGCCCGGCCTGCTCTGCCCGGCCTGCCCGGCCCGGCGGCAACGCGTGTTGTCGGGGCCGAGCGGGGCCGACCCGCGTCAGGGCTGTGTGGTGAGTTCGGGTGCGAATCGAACCCGAACTCACCACGCAGAAGGGCGTGCGCTGTGGGGGCGGGACCGCGGGCGGTGAGTGGCGCATTCGGCCCGGCGGGCGCGGGTCGGTCTTGGCCGTCGCCTGCCTTGCGGGGTGGGGGCGGGACCGTTGGGTGGGGCGTACTAGAAAAGGGTTTGGATCTCGCCCTTCGGCGCGTCGCCGGCCAGCACGAAATCGTCGGCGCCCAGGGTTTCGATCAGGCCGTCCTCGACCATGCCGGCTAGCGCGCGGGTCCGCTGTACCTCGTCCTGCCAGACCATGTCGAGGCGTTGGCGGGGGACCGGGCCGGTGGTGTGCCGCAGTACCTCCAGGAGCAGGCCGCGGACCTGCCGGTCGGTGCCCGCGTAGCGCTGCGGTTTGCGACTGGGGCCCTCGGGCAGCGGCTGGCCGGTGAGTCGCCACGCGCACACCTGGTGGAACGGGCAGTCGACGCATCGGGGGGAGCGGGCGGTGCAGACGATGGCGCCGAGTTCCATGAAGGCGATGCTGGCGCGGGCCGCGGTGGGCGCGTCCGGTGGCAGCAGGGCTTCCATGGCGACCAGGTCGGCGGTGGTGGTCGCCGGTCCCGCGTCGGGTTTGCCTTCGACGGCGCGGCAGACGACCCGCCGCACGTTGGTGTCGACGACCGGGTGCCGCTGGCCGTAGGCGAACGTCGCCACCGCCCGCCCGGTGTACGTCCCGACGCCCGGCAGCGCGAGCAGCTCGTCCAGGTCGGAGGGGACCCGGCCGCCGTGGCGTTCGACGATCGCGACCGCGCAGGCGTGCAGGCGCATCGCCCGGCGCGGGTATCCGAGCCGTCCCCACATCCGGATCGCCTCCGACGGCGGATCGTCGGCGAGCGCGGCCGGGACGGGCCAGCGGGTCATCCAGGAGCGCCAGGCGGGTTCGACGCGCACGACCGGGGTCTGTTGCAGCATCACCTCGCTGACCAGTACTCCCCAGGGGGTGGTGTCCGGCTGCCGCCAGGGCAGATCGCGGGCGTTTGCGGCGTACCACGTGATGGCTTCGTCGGCGAGAGTCATAGCCCGTTCACTGTAGGCGGGTGCGCGGATCCACTGACTAACGACCGGTGCGTGAGTTGGTGTCGCATAACCGGCGTGCCGTGCACATAGCGATGGGCATGCGGGTCTAACGTAAGCGCCATCATGCGTGCGACGGTTGGTCCCCTCCCTTCCGCTGTCTACTGGCGGCGGCGTCTGGTCGTGCTGGGCGCGGTGCTGCTCGGCGTCATCGTGCTGTTCGTCTCCTGTTCTGGCGGGGACGAATCGGAGCCGAAGAAGACGGCCGGTTACCCGACTCCGGCTGCCGGAAATCCGTCGGCGACGCCTTCCCTGGAGGAGAGCGCGCCCGGTGTCGGCCCCGCGTTGCCGGACCCGGCCGACATCAAGTCGGAGAAGCCCGACGAGGACGACGTGCTGCCCGGGCCCGCGTCTCCGGCCGTCACCTTCCCGGCCGACAACGGCACCGGTACTGGCACTGGCACCGGTACTGGCACCACGTGCGCGGACGCTGAGCTTCAGCTCACACCCGTGCCGGCTGACACGTCGCCGCTGCGGGGCGCTCCGACCGACATCCAGATCAGGATCAAGAACGTCGGCGGCCGCACCTGCACCCGGGACCTGGGTTCCAGCGCGCAGGAGCTCTACATCGAGCAGGGTGCGCAGAAGTTCTGGTCCTCCGACCAGTGCACCACCAACTCGGAGAACGAGGTCGTCAGCCTGGCTGCCGGGGCCGAGAAGTTCTTCAAGATCACTTGGAACGGCCGCTCGTCCACCCAGTGTGCCGACAACGCGCCGTCCGGGCCATCGTTGTCGACCGGGCCGTACGCACTGCGCGCCCGCCTGGACACCAAGGTCAGCGACCCGGTCGTGCTGACCGTCGTCGACTGAGTTGGTCGCGGCACTCGAGCTCCACCTGGACGTCGACACGACACGCCGGATCCGAACCCTCTGGCGTGCCCTCGACGCCGAAGGCATCCCGTCCCTCGGCTCCCTGCACCAGAAACACCGCCCGCACCTCTCGCTGGCCGCCGCCCACCGCATCGACCCGGAAGCGGTCGCCGCCGCCCTGGCCGGTTTCCCGGTCGGCCGAGGCCTGAGCGTGAGCTTCGACTTCGTCGGCCAGTTCGTCGGCCGGGTCCTGTGGCTGGGCGTGACGATGACCCCGGAGTTGCTCGATCACCACCGCGAGGTCCACGACCGCCTGGCCGCGGGCGGCGTCGAGATCTGGGAGCACTACCGCCCCGGCCGCTGGGTACCTCACTGCACGATCTCGCTACGCGTGCCCAACCCGGTGATGGCTCCCGCGATCCGCCGCTGCCTGGAGTACCTCCCGATCCGCGCCACGATCACCGGAGCCGCGGTCGCCGACCACGTCAACGACATAGATCAACCCCTCTGAATTCTGTACGCCCGTCAACAGCCCCGCCCCCACCCCGCAAGGCAGGCGCCCTTCCGGGCCGACCCGCGACCGCCGGGCCGAATGCGGTGGTGCCGGAAAAATCCCCCGCGGCCCGGCCGCCTGCCCCGCCCGGCCGCCGACGGCCCGCCCCGCCGCTCCTTCTCACCTCCGCCTCGAATGCGGTGGTGGCGGAAGTCAGAGGTGAGCCCGTTCGCCCTGCGGCCCGAACAGGGTGAGCAATTCCGCCGGCTGACTGTCCGCGCTGCCGATCCAGTGCGGCAGCCGGGTGTCGAACTCGGCGGCCTCACCCGGCCCCAACTCGAACTCCTGGTCCGCGAGCACAAAACGAACCCGCCCGTTGAGCACGTAGAACCACTCGTACCCCTCATGGGTCTGCGGCGCCAGAGCGGATGCCTGCCCCACCGGCGGATAGATCACCTTGTAGGCCTGCACACCACCGGGCCGACGGGTCAGCGGCACCACGGTCATCCCGGCCCGCCGAACCGGCCGCAGGTGAATGCGGGGGTCACCGGTCGGCGGCGCGGCCACCAGATCGTCGAGCGGCACCTCATGCGCCCGGGCCAGCGGCAGAAGCTGCTCCAGAGTCGGGCGCAGCTTCCCGTTCTCCAGCCGTGACAGGGTGCTCGCCGTCAGATTGGTCTCAGCCGCCAGTTCCGCCAGGGTGATGCCCCGAGCTTGCCGGAGCGCCCGTAGCCGAGACCCGACCCCGGCGAGAACATCCTCTTCCACACTGCCCATCAACTCATCATGCGGATCCGCAACTTTTCTTGCAAGACGGCGACGAGCGGGTTGATGCTGGCGCCATGGTCACCGAAGCCGAACAGTTCTGGGACGACCACTACCGCTCCCGCCGCACCTGGGGCGGCCGTCCCAATCCATTGCTGGCCGAGGTCGCCGCCCCGCTGACCCCCGGTTCCGCCCTGGACCTGGGCTGCGGCCCCGGCGGCGACACCATCTGGTTGGCCCAGCAAGGCTGGCAGGTAACCGCTGTAGACATTTCCAGAACCGCCATCGAGGGCATCCGTTCGCACGCCACTTCCCTCGGCCTCGGCGGCCGGGTGACGGCCGACCCGCACGACCTCGGCGAGAGCTTCCCGGCCGGGACGTTCGATCTGATCTCCGCGCAATACCTGCACACCCCGATCGACCTGGACCGCGGACGGCTGCTGCGGCAGGCCGCCCGATCGTTGCGTCCCGGCGGCCTGCTGCTGATCGTGGACCACGGTTCCATCGCTCCCTGGTCCTGGAACCAGGACCCGGACACCCACTTCCCGACCCCCACCGAGGTAGCCGCCGAGATCGCCCTGGACCCCACCGAATGGCCCGCACTTCGCGCCGACATGCCCCGCCGCCAGGCCACCGGCCCCGGCGGCCAGTCCGCCCTGGTCACCGACAACGTGCTGCTTATCCAACGCGCAGGCGCCCAGCCCTCAGCCCGCCGGGTAGCTGAGACCCAGTTGCCGGGTCGCCTGCATGGGGAGGCGCAGTCGTCGGGTCGACTGAACGAGGAGACGCAGCCCTCAGCCCGTCATCGGGGGATCGTGTGACTGCCGCCGCGCCGAATCGTCGTCGCCGAGCCAGGGACCTCGGCCCACCGTGGACCGGGGCTGGGGAGAAGTCCACCCTGCTGGGGGTACTCGACTATCTCCGTGGCTCGATCGCCGGCAAGGTCGCCGACGTGCCGGAACCACAGGTTCGCGCCAGCGGGGTGCCGTCCGGGACGAACCTGCTGGGACTGATCAAGCACCTGACATTTGTCGAACGGTTCTACTTCCTCGGTGAGCCGATCGAGAACCTGACCCGCACCATGAAACCCGGCCCGAACGAGTCCGTCGACGGCTTGCTCGACGCCTACCGGCAGACGAACGCAGCGGTCAACGAGGTCATCGAAGCGTGCGAGGACCTGACGGAACCCGCACCCCGAGTACCCGGCCGTGGACTGGGGCCGACGATGCGCTGGGCGCTGGTTCACATGATCGAGGAAACCGGCCGACATGCCGGCCACGCCGACATCCTGCGCGAACAGATCGACGGCTCAACCGGCCGCTGACCGCCGATCCCCTTCCCGGCCGGACCAAGGGGCCACACCAAGGCCGGACCACGGCACACCAAGGTCCGGACCGGACCGGGCCAAGTGGTCAGACCGCCCGGGACCAGACCGCACCGTCCCGATCCGAGACCACCAACTGGCCGGATCAGAACGGTCAAACCCGGTCAGGGTCGGGGCGGGCCTGGTCGGAAGAGCCGGGTGCGGGCGGGGCTCAGACGTACCGTTCCAGGATGGAGGCCTCGGCCAACCGGGACAGGCCCTCGCGGACTCCGCGGGCTCGGGCGTCGCCGACGCCCTCGACGGCCTGCAGGTCTTCGACGGTGGCGCCCAGCAGGCGCTGCAGGCTGCCGAAGTGGTCGACCAAGCGGTCGACGATCTGGGCCGGGAGCCGCGGGACCTTGGCGAGCAGCCGGAAGCCGCGTGGTGAGACGGCCGAGTCCAGCGAATCGGAGGCGCCGGGGTAGCCGATGGCCTTGGCGACCGCGACCAGGTCGATCATCTCGGTGGCGGTGAGCAGGTCGAGTTCGACCAGCGCCTCGTCGAGGGTGCGAGCCTTGCGGCCGGTCGGCAGGTAGTCGCGGATGACCAGGGTGCGGTCGGCGTCGACACCGGCCATCAGCTCGTCGAGCTGGAGGGCGAGCAAGCGGCCGTCGGTGCCGAGCTCCACCACGTAGCCGGAGATCTCGTCGGCGATCCGGCGCACCATCTCCAGTCGCTGGACCACGGCGACGGCGTCACGGACCGTAACCAGGTCTTCGATCTCCAAGGCGGAGAGGGTGCCGGACACTTCGTCGAGGCGGAGTTTGTAGCGCTCCAGGGTGGCGAGCGCCTGGTTGGCCCGGGACAGGATGGCGGCCGAGTCGTCGAGGACGTGCCGCTGCCCGTTCACATAGAGCCCGATGATGTGCATCGACTGGCTCACCGAGATCACCGGGAAGCCGGACTGTTTCGCCACCCGCTCGGCGGTGCGGTGCCGGGTACCGGACTCCTCGGACGGGATCGACGGGTCCGGCATCAGGTGCACGGCGGCCCGCACTATTCGGGTGCCGTCGCTGGACATGACCACCGCGCCGTCCATCTTGCACAGCTCACGCAGCCGGGTCGCGGAGAACTCCACATCGAGCGGGAACCCGCCGGTGCAGATGGTCTCCACGATCGGGTCGTAACCGAGCACGATCAGCGCGCCGGTGCGGCCGCGCAGGATGCGCTCCAGACCGTCGCGCAGCGCGGTGCCGGGGGCCATCAGAGCCAGATTGGCCCGGAGCGGTTCGTTCGCACCGCCTGTCAGGGCCGGTGTCATCGCGCGATGCCCCGCTCCGTTGACGCCGGGACGTGGCGGTGAACTGGTGGCGGGCTTGGAGGCATCGCGGTCGAGCGGCACCCGGACATTCTACGGACTGTCATCCACGCCAACGAGGTATGGCTCAATGAATGCTCCGTAGCGTGATGAATCGTGACTCAGCGTCGATCAACGTGAGCTGTGCTCGGCCGCGGCGCGGGCCGCACTCTGCAATGCCGACTGCAGGTTGCCGACCTCGACGACCTGCATGCCCTTGGGCGTGCCGTCCGAACCGTCCGGCCCACACCCGGTGGGCACCAGTGCGACCTTGAAACCGAGCCGTGCCGCTTCGGCGAGCCGCCGCCCGACCGCACCCACCCGGCGGATCTCCCCGGTCAGGCCGACCTCGCCGATCGCTACCAGATGCGGTGCCATCGCCAGGTCGAGGCCACCGGACGCGACCGCCAGAGCCATCGCCAGGTCGGCCGACGGCTCGGTCAGCCGGATGCCGCCCACAGTAGCCGCGAACACCTCACGGTTGTAGAGCTTGAGCTGTTTGGTACGCCGCTCCAGCACCGCCAGCACCATGGCGAGCCGCGCGTGGTCGAGCCCGGAGACGGTGCGCCGGGGTGATCCCTGCACCTCGGCCCCGATCAGCGCCTGCACCTCGGTGACCAGCGCCCGCCGGCCCTCCATCGCCACCGTGACGCAGGTGCCCGGCACCGGCTCCTGATAGCGGGTGAGGAACAACCCGGACGGGTCGGGCAGGCTGGTGATGCCGCCCTCGTGCATCTCGAAACAGCCCACCTCGTCGGCGGCGCCGAACCGGTTCTTCACCCCACGGACCAGGCGCAACGACGAATGCTTGTCACCCTCGAAGTGGAGCACCACGTCGACCAGGTGCTCCAGCACCCGGGGCCCGGCCACCTGACCGTCCTTGGTGACGTGGCCGACCAGCACGATGGCGATGCCCCGCTCCTTGGCGATCGCGACCAGGGCGGCGGTGACCGCGCGGACCTGGGTGACACCGCCGGGAACGCCCTCGGTGCCGGGCGCGGAGACGGTCTGCACCGAGTCGAGCACCAGCAGACCGGGCCGGACCGCGTCCAGGTGACCGATCACCGTCCCCAGATCGTTCTCCGAGGCCAGGAAGAGTTTCTCGTGCAGGGCGTCGAGTCGCTCGGCGCGCAGCCGCACCTGGCTGACCGACTCCTCACCACTGACCACCAGAGAGGGGGTGCCGGCGCCGACGGCCCACTGCTGGGCCACGTCGAGCAGCAGCGTGGACTTGCCCACACCGGGCTCACCGGCGAGCAGCACCACCGCGCCGGGCACCAGGCCGCCGCCGAGAACCCGGTCGAGCTCGCTGACACCGGTCGGGATGGCCCGGGCCGGGGCCACGCTGATCTGTGCGATCGGGCGGGCCGGCTCGGCCGGCATCCGGGAGCTGACCACCCGGCCGGAGACCGGAACGGTCACCGTGGACTCGATGATCGAGCCCCACTCGCCACAGTCCGGACAGCGCCCCAGCCACTTGGGCGGCTGATGGCCACAGGCGTCACAGACGTACGAGGCCCGGGGTGCCTTGGCGGTGGAACGGGAGGTGGTCACCCCGACAAGCTAGCTCGCGGGTACGACATACCCGTTCAGTGGCCGCCCTCGGCCTCTTCGATCTCGGCCGAGCCGCGCGGCGCGGGGGTCAGCGGGGAGGCGACCGGCGCCTCCACGTTCAGCTTGGCGTCGCCGTTGCTGAACTCGAAGACCAGGGCGACGGCCATGCCCGGCTTCAGTTCCTCCTGGAGACCGAGGATCTGGAGCTGGCTGGCGTCGGTCGGCCGGAACACCGCCGAACCCTGCGGACCGATCTTGATCTGGGCGGGCTGCACCGAGGTCGCCGGCTCCGCGGGCGGAGTGCTGGCCTCGGGCTCGGCGGACGCACCCGAGGAGGGCTCGCCCGATGCCGGGGTGCCGACCTGACCGGGTGTCGTGACGGTCGCGGTGCTCACGAAGCCGACCCGGGTGCCGGTGACGACCTGGGGCCGCTCCACCGGCTGCGGGCTGATCGTGACGGTGACCGCCTCGTTGCTCTGGTTGTAGAGGTTGACCTCGAGCGGAGCATCCTCCTGCGCGTGGTAGCCCTCGACCCCGTTGTACTCCACCTGCAGGTTGCGGATGAGCACGCTGCCGTTCTCGGACTGGGCGTTGACGCCGGCGATCGGCGTGTCCAGGATGGCGGTTTCGGCGACCTGACCGGCCGAGCATCCGCCCAGAGCAAGGGCAGCGACCGTGGCGGCACCCGCGACCAGTGTGGCGCGACGGGTTCCCAGCGAGCGCATCACGATCCTCCAAATAGAGACACCAAGGTGTTAGATCAGCGTAGTGGGCGCCGATCGGCCGCGTGCGGGGACCCATCCATCAGGCCTCGGAGATCACGTCACCCGGCCGCTGACGACCAGCAGGACCACGTCGATCAGGGCGACCACGATGACCGCCCGGAAGAGCGCGACCGGCCGGCCGGCGGTGCGCCGGGCGGCGTACCAGCCCACTGGAAGGACCAAGGCGGCGGCCGCGCCCGCCGCCAGACCCGGCCAGGACGGCGGCCCGGGCGGCCCGAGGACCAGGGTGACCGTCGCGCCCAGCAGGAGCACCGCCGCGGCCAGTTGGGATCCGGCGGAGCCGATCCGGTGTGGCAGCCCGCGCACCCCGGTGGCCGCGTCGTCGGCCAGGTCCGGCAGCACGTTGGCGAAGTGGGCGCCACCGCCGAGCAGTGCCCCGGCCAGAACCAGCCACACCGGTGGCGCCGGCCGACCGGGTAGCGCGAGCACTACGAAGGCGGGCAGGAGACCGAAACTGATCAGGTATGGCACGATCGAGAACGCGGTGTTCTTCAGCGGCCAGTCGTAGAGCAGTGCGGATCCGAGCGCCACCGAGATCGCCAGCGTGGCCGGGAGCCCCAGCGGCAGCGCGAACAGTGGCACGGCCAGCGCCGCGACCACCCCGGCCACCCCGACCGCCCGCGCCGAGATCGCGCCCGTAGTGATCGGCTTGTCCCGGCGGCCACTGGCCCGGTCCCGGTCGGCGTCCAGCCGGTCGTTGACCCAGCCGACCGCGAGCTGACTGGCCGCCACCGCCGCCGCGATCGCCGCGAGCCGCCATCCGCGATGGCCCACTCCCAGCGCGAGCAGGGTGATGGCGAGGGTGACGCCGCCGCCGGGTTCCGGATGTGACGATCTGAGCAGTGCGAGCACACGGGACATGTCTCGTAAGTGTGGCCGCCGCGGCGTTCCCGTGCCAGTCTCGATCGCATGCG from Actinoplanes derwentensis includes these protein-coding regions:
- a CDS encoding histone-like nucleoid-structuring protein Lsr2, coding for MAKQIIHKLVDDIDGVDADETVKFALDGIQYEIDLSEKNAAKLREVFEPYQKAGTKVARGGVVVGGRAARGRGGATADREQNKAIREWAKKAGKDISDRGRIPQEIVDEFHSKGPGRG
- a CDS encoding adhesin translates to MRATVGPLPSAVYWRRRLVVLGAVLLGVIVLFVSCSGGDESEPKKTAGYPTPAAGNPSATPSLEESAPGVGPALPDPADIKSEKPDEDDVLPGPASPAVTFPADNGTGTGTGTGTGTTCADAELQLTPVPADTSPLRGAPTDIQIRIKNVGGRTCTRDLGSSAQELYIEQGAQKFWSSDQCTTNSENEVVSLAAGAEKFFKITWNGRSSTQCADNAPSGPSLSTGPYALRARLDTKVSDPVVLTVVD
- a CDS encoding 2'-5' RNA ligase family protein; the protein is MVAALELHLDVDTTRRIRTLWRALDAEGIPSLGSLHQKHRPHLSLAAAHRIDPEAVAAALAGFPVGRGLSVSFDFVGQFVGRVLWLGVTMTPELLDHHREVHDRLAAGGVEIWEHYRPGRWVPHCTISLRVPNPVMAPAIRRCLEYLPIRATITGAAVADHVNDIDQPL
- a CDS encoding HhH-GPD family protein, which produces MTLADEAITWYAANARDLPWRQPDTTPWGVLVSEVMLQQTPVVRVEPAWRSWMTRWPVPAALADDPPSEAIRMWGRLGYPRRAMRLHACAVAIVERHGGRVPSDLDELLALPGVGTYTGRAVATFAYGQRHPVVDTNVRRVVCRAVEGKPDAGPATTTADLVAMEALLPPDAPTAARASIAFMELGAIVCTARSPRCVDCPFHQVCAWRLTGQPLPEGPSRKPQRYAGTDRQVRGLLLEVLRHTTGPVPRQRLDMVWQDEVQRTRALAGMVEDGLIETLGADDFVLAGDAPKGEIQTLF
- a CDS encoding DUF4291 domain-containing protein, which codes for MWAMQRQIRAVFDDETVTVYQAYSPAIAVPAARAGRFVPPFKQDRMTWIKPSFLWMMYRCGWATKEGQEHVLAVSITRVGFEWALGNAVLSHYERGVHPDRVTWQRQLKRAPARVQWDPERDLRLRELPYRSLQLGLGGAAVPRYVDEWITGITDVTGLVREIRGLLDADDEDAASALLPVERPYPLPAEIAAHLRATSD
- a CDS encoding ATP-dependent Clp protease ATP-binding subunit, translated to MFERFTDRARRVVVLAQEEARMLNHNYIGTEHILLGLIHEGEGVAAKALESLGISLEGVRQQVEEIIGQGQQAPSGHIPFTPRAKKVLELSLREALQLGHNYIGTEHILLGLIREGEGVAAQVLVKLGADLNRVRQQVIQLLSGYQGKEPAAAGTATGEAAPSTSLVLDQFGRNLTQAAREGKLDPVIGREKEIERVMQVLSRRTKNNPVLIGEPGVGKTAVVEGLAQSIIKGEVPETLKDKQLYTLDLGALVAGSRYRGDFEERLKKVLKEIRTRGDIILFIDEIHTLVGAGAAEGAIDAASILKPMLARGELQTIGATTLDEYRKHLEKDAALERRFQPIQVGEPSLAHTIEILKGLRDRYEAHHRISITDAALVAAATLADRYISDRFLPDKAIDLIDEAGARMRIRRMTAPPDLRDFDERIAQVRRDKESAIDAQDFERAAQLRDKEKTLLGQKAQREKEWKAGDLDVVSEVDDEQIAEVLGNWTGIPVYKLTEEETSRLLRMEDELHKRVIGQEDAVQAVSKAIRRTRAGLKDPKRPSGSFIFAGPSGVGKTELSKALAEFLFGSEDALIQLDMSEFHDRYTVSRLVGAPPGYVGYDEGGQLTEKVRRKPFSVVLFDEIEKAHPDVFNTLLQILEDGRLTDGQGRIVDFKNTVIILTTNLGTRDVAKAVSLGFQASEAEESSYERMKIKVNDELKQHFRPEFLNRIDDTIVFHQLREKEILQIVDIFTARIEGQLKNKDMGLELTDNAKRYLAAKGFDPVLGARPLRRTIQRELEDTLSEQILFNELRPGQIVVVDCEGDPAKFEKSKLVFNGSEKGAEVPDAVPADLAVPTTEE